The segment TTATCACGGGGAAGCTCAAGGGGCTTTTTTATGGCGTTTCTGGGTATGTCGACTTCATAATATATCAGATTTATGGAACTGGAAAGAGAAGGGGCGGCGGACGGTAAGGCACGGACTTCCAGAATCCGAATGCCGTTGGGAAACGATTTATTCAGTTCCATGGAAATGTTCCCGAAATATTGTTTCTCAAGATAAAAATCAAAAAAATCTCCTTTTGTTATCTGCCCGACGCTTTTCGGTGGGCAGAAAGAGACCTTTGGTATCGGTGAAAATCCCTGGGTGAATTGAATCGGTAGATTAGATCTTCGCAGAGACCGATATATCGTCCGGGTGACATCACGGTGCGAAGCGTACCTGAAAGGCTCGCCGACTGAATATTTAACTCGATAGAGGATGGAAGCCGTCTTCTTTTTTGGATACCGGCCGTATCCTACATACACTTCTTTGCTTGAGAAGTGTTTTTCAATATTGCCGTCACACGCACCGCAGTTTGAGCAGGTTTTGTAATAACAATTTTCAGTGGTGATTGAATCCCGGGCACGCTCAGACTCTTTCTTCAAGAATTCCTTTGATACCCCGATGTCGATAAAGTCCCAGGGGTATTTGTCCCTGGGTTTGAGATATTCATCAGGGTCTATGCCGTGTTTTTCACACGCGGTGCGCCATTTTGAAAAATCAAATCCTTCGCGCCACTCCTCGAATTTAGCTCCCTGTTTATATACTTCTTCAATCACCGGGAATATTTTTTCGTCAGCCCTTGAGAGAAACGCTTCTATAAAAGAGACTTCCGGGGACTGATATTTGATTTCGAGACGCCGTTTTTTCATTTTTTTGATTTGTTCGATCTTGGCGTTCAACTCGGGGATCGGCGTGAATTCAACCCCTTCAAACGGGGTGTGGGGCTTTGGAATGAACGGGTTGACCGCAAGTTTTATATTGCCTTTTGAATATGCCTTTAGAATCTGGTCGATAAGAGTATGGATCTCTTTTATATCATCTTCTTTTTCAAAGGGCAGGCCGATCATCATATATAACTTAACCTGTTTCCAGCCGAGACGGTAAGCCGTATTAATGGATGAAATGAGTTTTTCATTGGAAAATGGTTTGTTCAGTTTGTAACGCAGTTGTTCACTCGCCGTTTCAGGGGCGAAGGTGAGCCCTGTTTTCTTTATTTCTTTGAGGAGTAAACCGAGGTCTTCACTGAACAGCTCACCGCGCATCGCCGGAAGTGAAATATTGACCATCTTCTTTTTCAATATTTCATTCAACTTGCGGATCAAATTCAACAGGTCGGGATAATCAAGGATTGAGAAAGAAAGCAGGGAAATTTCTTCCCAGCCGGTTTCCCTGATTCCTTTTTCGACCGCCCTGATAATCTGTTCCGCTGGTCTGATGCGTAAGGGCCGGTTGACATAACCCGCCTGACAAAAACGGCAACCCCAGGTGCAGCCCCGCATCACTTCTATCGCAAGCCGGTCGTGGGTGATTTCACAGATCGGGACGATCGGCGGTGAAGGAATCGTCTTTTCATCCAATGACGGCACAATGGATTTTTTGATTTTCCTGTCGTATTTATGGAGTTGAGGAACCCAGATGCCCTGTATCTTTGCAAGTTCTTCCAGCCTTGTTGCCTTTTGCCCTTTGGGTATGGATTTGAGAATTTCAGCAATTTTTTCCACGACTGTTTCGCCGTCGCCGATGACAAAGGCATCGAAGACAGGTGATAAGGGAGTCGGATTCAGGACTGCGGGTCCGCCGGCGATGAGAATTGGCTCTCTGTCTGTTCGTTCTGAACTTTTATAAGGAATGCCGGCTAATTCAAGGAGATATAAGACCGTGGTGTAAGACAGTTCACTCTGCAGCGAGAAACCGATGAGGTCGAACTCTTTTATCGGCTTTTTCGTCTCCAGACCATAGAGTGGAATTTTTTTATTCAAAAGCTGTTCTCCGAAATCGGGCCAGGGTGCGAAGATTCGTTCGCACTGCACTCCTTCAATCCGATTGAAGAGAGAATAGATGATCTTGATGCCGAGATTCGACATACCTATTTCATATATTTCCGGAAATAGAATACCCACCACCACCGAAGGAGTCGTTTTGACGGTGATATTGTACTCCCCGCCTGTGTAGCGGATTGGTTTTTTCACCAAAGGAAGTATATCATCAAGCATGCTGCTTCATTACCGACTTCTTAAGTCCCGATCCCTCGAAAATTAAAAGCGATTTCTAAAAAAATCGGGTACGGTGATTCCTATAAAAGGCCATACCCTTTTTCCAGCGCCCTGTCGTTCAAAGCCAGTTGCTCTTCGTTCGCCTTTTTGAACCGCTTGCGTTGTGCCTTTTTCAATGTTTCCAGAGAGAGTAATTTTGTCTTTTTTATCATAGCACCGAGCATAACCATATTTGCAATTCTACCCTGACCCAGTTCTTCGGCGACCGCATTGGCTTCAATGGGGATTATCGTTATATCTTTACGTGTCGGTCTTGACTTTATAAGGGTTTTATTAAAGAAGAGCAGTCCGTTCGATTTAACCGTGGGTTCAAAACGTGTGAGAGAGGGTTCATTCATTATTATGACGATATCCGGAGCGGCGACGATCGGTGAAGCCACCGGTTCAGAGGATATGACGACCGAGCAGTTCGCTGTTCCTCCCCGCATTTCAGCTCCGTAGGAAGGAAAGAAGGTGACGTTTTTATCTTCGAGCAAACCACCGTGGGCGAGGATGATGCCTGAGCTTACGATACCCTGACCACCGAATCCTGCAATTATGATTTCTTTAATCATTTTTCCTCCTTTGCGCGGTCCCGATATACACCCAGAGGATAGTACTGAGCCATCACTTCGCCGATCCATTTTTTCGCCTGAACAGGAGTCTGTCCCCAACCGGTCGGACACATCGACAGTATTTCAATGAGAGAAAAACCTTTATTGTCCATCTGGTTTTTGAACGCTCTCTTTAACGCCTTTTTGGTCTTTATCACGTTTTTCGGTGTATCTACGGCGCATCGTTCCAGATAGTACGGACCATCGAGTGCTGCAAGCAGTTCACAGACTTTCATTGGATAACCCTGTTTTTTGACGTCTCGGCCGTTCACCGAGGTCGTTGATTTCATTCCGGGCAGGGTGGTCGGTGCGAGCTGACCACCTGTCATTCCGAAGATCGCATTATTTATAAAGACGATGGTTATATTTTCATTGCGGGCACCGGCGTGGATAATCTCAGCCGTTCCAATGGCAGCGAGGTCGCCGTCTCCCTGATAACTGAAGACGATACAATCAGGACGTACGCGTTTTATCCCCGTCGATACTGCCGGACCCCTGCCATGGGGTGGTTGAATCATATCACAGTTGAAGTATTCATCTGCAAAGACCGAGCAACCGACCGGTGCAATGCCTATCGCCCGTTCTCTTATATTCAGCTCGACAAGCAGCTCACCGATAATCCGATGGACAATACCGTGGCCGCAACCCGGACAGTATCTCAGAAGGGTGGAAGTCAATCCTTCGGGTCTGCCAAAGAGTTTCTTCATTTTTCACCTCCGAGTATTGCCTCAACTTTTTCAAGAACTTCAGGGGGTGTCGGTACTCCTCCTCCTGGACGGCCATGGAAAGAAATCTTTGAGCGGCATTCTGTGGCAAGTTTGACGTCGTCGATCATCTGACCGCAGTTCATCTCGACTACTAGAAAATGTTCGACCTTTTTTGAAAGATCCGCCAGTACATCCGCAGGAAAGGGCCACAGGGTTATCGGTCTCAGAAGTCCTACTTTGTATCCTTTGCTCCGCGCCATCTTGATCACCGCGCTGCAGACCCGGGCACACGTTCCATAGGCGACGATGACGATATCCGCGTCATCACACTCCAACGCATCAAAGCGCTGTTCTTTCTTTTTTATCTCTTCATACTTTTTGGTGCGTTGGTGATTCAGGGCTTCGAGTTTGCCGGGTCGTAAATCATAAGAGCGGACAACCCTTCTTTCTCTTCCTTTACATCCTGACAGCGCCCATTCCGGTTCAGGAAGACTCTCTGGATCAATCGGTTCATAACTGAATTCAACGGGTTCCATCATCTGTCCCAGAATTCCATCGGCGACGATAAGTGCCGGATTTCGATATTTCTCCGCCAGCTCAAAGGCGAGCCTGGGGAATTCAAACAGGTCTTGGGCTGAATAGGGCGCGAGGGTTATTGTAAAGTAATCACCATGACCGCCTCCCCGGGTCGCCTGATAATAGTCTGATTGGGCGGGAGCGATATTGCCGAGTCCCGGGCCGCCTCTGATGACGTTGACCACCAGAACCGGGAGGTCGGCGCCGGCGATATATGAGATGCCTTCCTGCATCAGGCTTATTCCCGGTGAAGAGGACGACGTCATCGCACGTTTTCCCGCGGCGGCGGCTCCGAAAAGCATATTGATTGCGGCTATCTCACTTTCTGTCTGGACAAAGACCCCACCTTCCTCATTCATCCTGATCGACATAAATTCAGGAATTTCATTCTGGGGGGTGATGGGATAGCCGGCAAAGAAACGACAGCCTGCGTGGATAACTCCTTCCACCAAAGCATGATTTCCGTACATCAATTTTTTCTCTGCTTTATTCGCTTTATTCATTTTTCGCCTCCTTATTTATAGACCTCAATCGCCGGTTCTGGACAGACCATATAACAGTAACCGCATCCTTTGCACTTCGTCATATCAGTGATCGTCGCCGGATGATACCCATTCGAATTAATACGATCTGGAGAAAGGACGAGAATATCCACCGGGCAGATATTATCGCAGCAGAGTCCGCATCCTTTACAAATTTCTTCCAAAATTCTGACTTCGGGCATCAATTCCTCCTTTCTCATACAAAAAATTTAACAGATAAATTAGTAATTAATAATCAGAATCCAATAATTCAATCTCTGAACGCCCTTTCTATTATATCCAATATAATAATAAAGTCAAGAAAAGGGGGGTATTGACATCCGTGAAATTTAATTTATAATGCTTGTATATGGCAATTTTTTTACTCTGTCTGATGTGCCAATTCAGCATTCAATATAAACAGTTCTTGAACTCTCCGGAGAGCGAAGTCGTTTTCAAAGGGTTGACAAGGAAGGAATACAGGGTAGCGGACTTTGCCGACAACCCGGTGATATTGTGGTTTTGGCGCAGCAATACGGGAAGTGCGGAAGCCGATTCATTTCTCAAGAAAATCCATTTGAGAAAGAATTTCCATCTTTCCGCGGTACTGCGGTGGGAAGCGAAAGAAGCCCAGACAGATGAAGAAAAGATGAACAAATTGAACCTCGCCGTTCACTTCGACTCCACGGCGATCGAGAATTTCTTCTCCATATTATCTCTGGCAATAAAGAATCGTGATTTACAGCAAATCAAAAGCGCCTTCGCTCTTCCGATACTCACTGATTTCCGCAGTCAGTTGTTTTTAATAAGCAATATAATACTTATTTTAGCCGCCGCCGTCTTTATGTGCGGTGTCGTCTATGTTTTAATTAAAACGATTCATTATCTTCCGGCAGCGGCTCACCGTTTGGGTCCTGAAAAAGGCGGGCAGATGCTCGACGTCGTAAAGACCATCGTCCTTTTGAGTCCCATCATAATCTTCCGTAATCTCTATCTGATTTTTATCTGTTATGCACTTCTTTTGATATTCATTATGGACAGGCAGGAAAAGAACTGGTTACGGCTGAATCTCATCGTTTTAATCATTATGTTCGTCCTCTCGCTTCCCGTAAACAGCTTTATCTCATTCTTGAAAGAGCATAATTATAATTATCAGGTGTACGAGATGATCAACTACGACAATTCCCTTACCATTGAACCGAACGGTAAAAACAGAGAATTAATCGCCTACGGCCTTAAACAGCAGGGGAATCTTGAAAGGGCGCTTTCTCTTTATGAAGAACTTTATTACAGTGGCAACCGGAACCTCGCCGTAGTTAACAATCTGGCGAATATCTATTTTTTATATAATGAAGACGCCCGCGCCGAATCACTCTATAATTACGCAATCCTGTCAGGAAATAGAGGCGAGCCGTATTTTAATCTGGGACTTTTAAAATTGAAGAATATCGAGTATTCCGAATCCTCACGACTTATGGAAGAGGCGAGGAAGCGGAATTTTTCAAGCCTTCTTAAAGAGCCGGTCGACATTAAACCGGGTAATACTGATTTTTACAAGATGGTCTTTTCCGAAAAGCTGAAATTCAACGGTCTCATCAAGTTTATCTACGTTGTCCCGCTGGTTATTATTTTGATTCTTTCTTTCCTGCCGTTCAAATTCACACCACCGTTTTATTGCGCGACCTGTGGAAAACCTATATGCGGACGATGTCTCAAAGAGGTCGATGATGAAATTCTCTGTGAATCTTGTTTTACAAAATTTAAGTCAGCAAAACGGGCAGAGACAGAGGAAGAACTGCGCCGGGCGGTGAGTAAGAGCAGAAGGCGGCTCAGGCGGTTTATCCTCTATGCCGTAAATCTTTTTATTCCCGGGGCGGGTCTTATATATATAAACAGACATCTCACCGGTTTTATAATCATGTTTTTCGTTATTCTCGGCTATGTCCCTCTGCTCTTTCCCAGGATATTCGTGAAACCCGCCGGTTGGATAGCGATTCCCTTCAGCCCGATCTTCATCCTTATCGCGATGATTCTTGCGTTATTTTCCTACATAATTTCGTTTTTGATAATAAAGGAGTGCGATGCCGATTGAGGGAGATTTAAAAAGCCTTAATCTTTCCAGTGTTCTTCAGTTGATATCCCAGGAACGTCTTACCGGCGTTCTGAAGATAAAGAGACGGAATGAAGTCGTTGATATCGGTTTTGCCGAGGGTCAGATAACCGGTGCATTCTATGAACGGGGTGAGAAGGTTGAAAGATTGGAGGTGTATCTGGTCAGATCCGGCATGATCGGCAGAAACGTATATAAATTAGTGGAAGAGATCCATGAGGAGACGAAACGGCCGATTATGAACATTATTCTGGAAGACAGATATCTGACTACGGAAGAGGTCGAAAGAATCATAAAGTTCAAGATACAGGAGGTTATTGACGAGTTGTTTCAGTGGGAGGAAGGGGCTTTTAAATTTGAAGAGGGTTCGATAATATATCCAAAAAGTTTGATAAAAATACGGTTGAACACAGAAGGATTGATTTTAGAAGCCGCACGGCGGATGGATGAATGGCCCAGAATAAAAGAGGCGGTGCCTTCCGGAGATATCGTATATAAGAAGGTCGAGAGGCCTGAATTGAAATTGACTCCCCAGGAAGATGAGGCACGGGTTCTTTCATTATTAAACGGCCACCGAAGTGTTGATGATTTGATTGAGATTTCAGGGCTTGGAAAATTTCATACTTATTCCTGCCTTTATCGTCTTTTATCTACCGGCCAGATAGAGGTCGCCTATGCAAAGCCCACTGCCAAGAAGATAAGGCCCAAGAGAAAGAAGATTTCCCTCAAGTTTATCACGGTGCCGCTAACGGCCGTGTTCGCCCTGGCGGTGCTGCTGGTAGAGATATTGATCGGTAATTATCTCAGTAAGAACCATTTGATTACTGTAAATATTTTCAACAAGGAGATGTATCAATCTGATTATAAAGATTATCAGGAGATTTTTTTCTTCAGGCACAACAGAAAACCTTCTGTTAAAGAAGTGAAACTTATTTTTGAAAGTGAAGCTCAGGGACCGGGAGAGGCGGATTGACCTTCAGTCGTTTGGTCTAACATCGTTCCCGCGGTGGATTAAAATGGTTTTTCTTTTATTTCAAAATTAAATTGAGTAAGGCTGTAAAGCTGCATAAGTTCTTCATATGAAAAGGTGGCGTTGCAGTTCGGACAGATATAAAACCCGTCTTCCGTGAGAATGAGATCAAAATATTTTGAGGTAAAAATACAAAAAGGGCAGAGTACTTTGTCGATTTTCGCCATGGATAATTATAACCAGGAATGGTTGATTGTCAATCTTAATAGTTGAACGATTTCATTCTTCCTTTCTTTATATAACACCAGGACATCGCCGGAGTGTTGTGGACATTCAGGATCCTTCCTTTTCGATCGATTCCAATGAGCCCACAGCGGCAATTATGTGCGGTCGCATAATCGATTATTTTTTTGCTGGCGAGCGGTGCAGGATAACGCGCCATCAGGGAAACGGCGCGGAATGAGAGCAGATGGCGCATAATCTCTTCACCGTGGCCGGTCGCCGTGACCCCTCCGAAACGGTCGGCATAGATTCCTCCGCCGATGATCGGAGTGTCGCCGAGACGTCCCGGTAGATTCAACGAGATTCCTCCGGTCGAATTGGCGACCGCTATCAGACCGGTCTTATCGATTGCAACGACTCCGATGGTGCCGTAAAGTCCTGCTATCTTTTTCAACTGGGGGAAATAGGAATGGTCGATATTCTTTTTCTTTCTTTTCCAGAGGCGTATTTTTTCTTTTGTTCTGGGGTTATATTTTTTAAGACCCATTTTATAGGCGAAGCTGGCGGCACCGTCGCCACAAAGCAGAAGATGGTCTGTCTTTTCCATTACGAGTCGTGCGACTTTTATCGGATATCTGACGTTTTTGATTGCACCGACTGCGCCGAATTTCAACTCGCTCGTCATCAGGGAGGCATCCATTTCGACTTCACCTGTCAGGTTGAGGTATGAGCCGGTTCCAGCGTTGAATACTTTACTGTCTTCCAGAATCATCGCCGCTTTTTCCACAGCATCAAGGCTGGAACCACCCTGCTTCAAAATTTCATAACCAGCGGCGACGGCTTTTACCAGACCTTGATGTCTTCGCCGGGGGAACTTTATGCCGCCGGCGCCGCCGTTTGCGATAATAGCACAATCATAATGTTTCATCTTTGCCTCGCAATCTTTCCCAGTTTTTTGAATGAGCCTGAATTCAACAGAACAAAATAGAGTCCGGAACCCACCTCCTTGTTATGCATATCCTTACCGTTCCAGTGGACGGTTCTATTGTTAATCATTTCAGGGGTGAATCTTTTAACCAGCCTGCCGGTAATGGAAAATATTTCGACCGTGGGGTTCAAAGAATCAGGATAGTCCAGGATTATATCACAGGAACCGCGGAAAGGAGCCGGTTTTGAATACGGCCGGGCGAATTTTTTTAAAGAGACACCAACGG is part of the candidate division WOR-3 bacterium genome and harbors:
- a CDS encoding TIGR03960 family B12-binding radical SAM protein, whose translation is MLDDILPLVKKPIRYTGGEYNITVKTTPSVVVGILFPEIYEIGMSNLGIKIIYSLFNRIEGVQCERIFAPWPDFGEQLLNKKIPLYGLETKKPIKEFDLIGFSLQSELSYTTVLYLLELAGIPYKSSERTDREPILIAGGPAVLNPTPLSPVFDAFVIGDGETVVEKIAEILKSIPKGQKATRLEELAKIQGIWVPQLHKYDRKIKKSIVPSLDEKTIPSPPIVPICEITHDRLAIEVMRGCTWGCRFCQAGYVNRPLRIRPAEQIIRAVEKGIRETGWEEISLLSFSILDYPDLLNLIRKLNEILKKKMVNISLPAMRGELFSEDLGLLLKEIKKTGLTFAPETASEQLRYKLNKPFSNEKLISSINTAYRLGWKQVKLYMMIGLPFEKEDDIKEIHTLIDQILKAYSKGNIKLAVNPFIPKPHTPFEGVEFTPIPELNAKIEQIKKMKKRRLEIKYQSPEVSFIEAFLSRADEKIFPVIEEVYKQGAKFEEWREGFDFSKWRTACEKHGIDPDEYLKPRDKYPWDFIDIGVSKEFLKKESERARDSITTENCYYKTCSNCGACDGNIEKHFSSKEVYVGYGRYPKKKTASILYRVKYSVGEPFRYASHRDVTRTIYRSLRRSNLPIQFTQGFSPIPKVSFCPPKSVGQITKGDFFDFYLEKQYFGNISMELNKSFPNGIRILEVRALPSAAPSLSSSINLIYYEVDIPRNAIKKPLELPRDKPLYIQTKSGMKDVLDGVESLNYDDGVLTCGLRFGGKKINIYELISFLTDNSIEMSRTYKITRTTMFIKKEGILYSPMEVK
- a CDS encoding 2-oxoacid:ferredoxin oxidoreductase subunit gamma; translated protein: MIKEIIIAGFGGQGIVSSGIILAHGGLLEDKNVTFFPSYGAEMRGGTANCSVVISSEPVASPIVAAPDIVIIMNEPSLTRFEPTVKSNGLLFFNKTLIKSRPTRKDITIIPIEANAVAEELGQGRIANMVMLGAMIKKTKLLSLETLKKAQRKRFKKANEEQLALNDRALEKGYGLL
- a CDS encoding 2-oxoglutarate oxidoreductase, producing the protein MKKLFGRPEGLTSTLLRYCPGCGHGIVHRIIGELLVELNIRERAIGIAPVGCSVFADEYFNCDMIQPPHGRGPAVSTGIKRVRPDCIVFSYQGDGDLAAIGTAEIIHAGARNENITIVFINNAIFGMTGGQLAPTTLPGMKSTTSVNGRDVKKQGYPMKVCELLAALDGPYYLERCAVDTPKNVIKTKKALKRAFKNQMDNKGFSLIEILSMCPTGWGQTPVQAKKWIGEVMAQYYPLGVYRDRAKEEK
- the vorB gene encoding 3-methyl-2-oxobutanoate dehydrogenase subunit VorB, with the translated sequence MNKANKAEKKLMYGNHALVEGVIHAGCRFFAGYPITPQNEIPEFMSIRMNEEGGVFVQTESEIAAINMLFGAAAAGKRAMTSSSSPGISLMQEGISYIAGADLPVLVVNVIRGGPGLGNIAPAQSDYYQATRGGGHGDYFTITLAPYSAQDLFEFPRLAFELAEKYRNPALIVADGILGQMMEPVEFSYEPIDPESLPEPEWALSGCKGRERRVVRSYDLRPGKLEALNHQRTKKYEEIKKKEQRFDALECDDADIVIVAYGTCARVCSAVIKMARSKGYKVGLLRPITLWPFPADVLADLSKKVEHFLVVEMNCGQMIDDVKLATECRSKISFHGRPGGGVPTPPEVLEKVEAILGGEK
- a CDS encoding DUF4388 domain-containing protein, coding for MPIEGDLKSLNLSSVLQLISQERLTGVLKIKRRNEVVDIGFAEGQITGAFYERGEKVERLEVYLVRSGMIGRNVYKLVEEIHEETKRPIMNIILEDRYLTTEEVERIIKFKIQEVIDELFQWEEGAFKFEEGSIIYPKSLIKIRLNTEGLILEAARRMDEWPRIKEAVPSGDIVYKKVERPELKLTPQEDEARVLSLLNGHRSVDDLIEISGLGKFHTYSCLYRLLSTGQIEVAYAKPTAKKIRPKRKKISLKFITVPLTAVFALAVLLVEILIGNYLSKNHLITVNIFNKEMYQSDYKDYQEIFFFRHNRKPSVKEVKLIFESEAQGPGEAD
- a CDS encoding asparaginase, giving the protein MKHYDCAIIANGGAGGIKFPRRRHQGLVKAVAAGYEILKQGGSSLDAVEKAAMILEDSKVFNAGTGSYLNLTGEVEMDASLMTSELKFGAVGAIKNVRYPIKVARLVMEKTDHLLLCGDGAASFAYKMGLKKYNPRTKEKIRLWKRKKKNIDHSYFPQLKKIAGLYGTIGVVAIDKTGLIAVANSTGGISLNLPGRLGDTPIIGGGIYADRFGGVTATGHGEEIMRHLLSFRAVSLMARYPAPLASKKIIDYATAHNCRCGLIGIDRKGRILNVHNTPAMSWCYIKKGRMKSFNY